The Verrucomicrobiota bacterium DNA window GAAACCATCAGTGCAATCAGCCCGCATGCCACCGCCCCGGCAAACACCTGCCCCAGCGCCGCTCGCCACGCCATATTACCCCACGGCACCAGTTCCGTCCAAAGCCAGCTATAGATGGTCCACACTGGATAACCTGGTGGATGCGGGATGCCTGCGTAAAAGGAGCCCGTTACCAGTTCCCCCGAGTCTTCCAAGGTCAATTCAGGGGCGATGGTGAGGAAGTAGGCGACCCAAACGATCGCAAACGTCACCAGCATTGCCAGCCAGTCAATTCCACGAAACAGCGAAGGCACCTTCTCAGGAATTATCGGGGAAGCCGGAGCGCTCGCCGCCTGGGAGGCTGGCGTTGTCGCTCCGGTCGCCATCGGCGCCTGAGGTTTGTTTCCGCTGTTTTTTTGAGTCTTATTTTTACCCATAGAGATACTGCTATTCTGAACCCGGCTTGTAAGGCTCCAGTTCCTCGCCCTGACGCACGAGTCGGGCGCTGTTAAAGATGACAATGAACGACCCGGCGTTATGCATCAGCGCCGCAACGATGGGGTTTAGATACCCAAGCGCGGCAAGGGTCAGCCCGCCGATAATAAAGCCAATCCCGACCAGGAAATTCTGATTGATAACCGTCCGGGTGGTGCGGCTCAATTTCACCAGGAACGGAAGTCGGCGCAGGTCATTGTTCATCAAAGCGATAGTGGCGCTGTGGATGGCCACCTCGCTGCCCGCCGCCCCCATGGCGATGCCAAGGTCCCCGGCTGCCAAGGCCGGGGCGTCATTGACGCCATCCCCCACCACCGCCACGCGATAACCCTTTGCTTTGACCCCTTGCACGAATTCCACTTTATTCTGCGGCAAACAATCGCCCACCACTTCTTCGCAACCGATTTCGCGAGCCACCCGCGTCGCCACGGGTTGACGGTCGCCCGACACCATGGAAATTCGACGCACCCCGGCCTCTTTTAGGCCAGCCAGCGACTCCTTAGCCTCAGGACGAGTCTGATCCTGCAAGCCAATCCAGCCGACGCATTGACCGTTGCGCGCCACAAAAATGAGACTGAACCCTTCCGTTTCGTTCAGGTCCACCGATTGCAGAAAATCACCGGTAACACCGTTATCCTTGAGCCACTGCGCCCGGCCCACGAGCACCGGTTTGCCATCCACCGCGGCTTTGACACCAAGACCAGCGGTTTCCGAGAAATTCTGTGGCTCGGCCAGCAGCACGCCAGCCTCACCCGCCAGTTGCACCAGTGCTTTGGCGGTTGGATGGTTGCTGTATTTTTCGGCGGTGGCGGCCAAGCGCAACAGTTCGGCGGGGGTGTTTTCACCCAAGGGAGCCAAGCGACTAACGGCCAGTTTGCCGGTGGTCAAGGTGCCGGTCTTGTCAAAGACGAATGAGTTGATTCGGGCGGCCAGCTCAATATCAGCGACATTTTTAATCAAAATGCCGAGGCGGGCGGCCGCAGAGAGAGCCGCAACCATCGCCGTAGGAGTGGCCAGGATGAAGGCACACGGGCAGGACACCACCAACACCGCAATCACGCGATTCAGATCGCGCGTAAACGCCCACACCAGCGCCGCCACCACCAAAACCAGCGGAGTATAAAACCCCACGTACTGGTCAATAATGCGCATAATGGGCAGTCGCGTCTTTTCCGCTGCGAGGATCAGTTCACGAACTTTGCCCAGCGTGGTATCCTGACCGGCCCGAGTCACCCGAATTTCCAAAACCCCGGTGATATTGATAGTTCCAGCGAACACCTCGTCGCCCGCCTTCTTGTCCACCGGCAGCGATTCCCCGGTAATGCTGGCCTGGTTCAAAGAACTTTGTCCGCTCACAATTGCACCATCAGCGGCCACGTTGTCACCGGGGCGCACGCGGATGATATCCCCCACCGTCAGTTCAGCCACCGCCACTTCCTCTTCCTTGCCGCCAAGCACCCGACGGGCCTTGGTGGGCGTGAGCTTGATCAGCGACTCAATGGACGCGCGCGCACCTTCCGCCGTGCGGGTTTCAATAATTTCACCCAGCAACATGAAAAACGCCACCACACCCGCCGTCTTATAGTCGCCGGACGCAAACGCCGCGAGCACCGCGAGAGCCACCAACTCATTGATACTCAATAAGCCGCGACGCAAGTCCTGCACTGCGGTTACGATAATCGGATACCCTAAAATGATGGAGCCGAGCATGGCGCTGGCACTGGCCACCATCGAAGCGTGATCCATCAGGAAATCCACGATGAACGCATTGATGACAAACAGCAGGCCGATGACGGTCTGCGTCAAACGCACCGGCGTATGCGAATGATCATGGCCGCAGGAGGGGCATCCGGCGTCATGATTACACGTCGAACAACTACCGCCATCGTGATGATGGTGATGCGCGCCGGAATCGTGGTGGTGACCACCCTCCGGCTCTTGCCGACTGAGCAACGACGTGACTTGCATGATTACAAATTCCTAAAATCCAACATCCCCGCCACCAAGCCATACACCCGCCGGTTCATGACCCACATTCGCGCTGCTTGATGTTCGGAGTTTGACATTTCCAATTCGATTAATGTCCGCGCCCATCCTGCTTGGGCGCTTCGATCAACTTGGACTTCAACGGTTCCCGCCCCAATTGGAGCCGGAGTTCCCGGGGCTTGCCATCGGCCCGCTGCGGCAGGAAGAATTTGTCCTGCGCGTTGGTCAGGACGCGGCCCAAGGTCTCCGCCTGCAGACGGCTGGTAAACAATACTTCATTCTTTTTATACTGCGGCAGGAGGTCTTCAAAATAGCGTGCTTCGGCATTGATGCCCGCCACCGCCCGGGCGCGGTCGGTCTGGCCGGCGTTGACGCGCGCGGTACCTTCACCCTTGGCGCGGCTTAATACTTCGTTGGCATACCCCTGCGCGTCATTGATGGTTTTGCTGCGCTCATTCTCGGCGGCGAGCACTTCTTCAAAGGCGGCCTTCACCTGGCGGGGCGGAATGGTGGTGATGTCGCTTGGTTCGAGGGTAATCCCCAACTGCTGCTGGGCCACCAAGTCATTCACCCGGCTAATAACGCGTTCCTTGAAACCGGCGAGGTCGCGCCGCAGTGCATTATCCACCGTGTATTGGGCAGAGGCGTAGAGAATGGCGTTATTCAGCGCATTGGTCACAAACTCGGCCGCGTTGGTAAACCGCAGGTAATACTTGAGCGGCTCAGTCACCCGGTACCGGATCGTGGCGCGCACGTGAATAATATTGCCGTCTCCCGTTAGCGTATAGCCGTCAGCGACCGGGTTCAGGGAGGGACCGGCGGGCGGCTCCATGCCGGCGGCTGCCAGTTTGGGATCCACCGCGTACCAACCCACCGTGGAATTGGCCTGCTGGATCAGCACGGCCGGAATTTTAATTGGATCATCCACCGGGTAAGGAAATGCCCAATGCAAGCCCGGCCCCAACAAGGCGGCTTCCCCTTCCCCAACGGGTTTGCCAAACCGCAGGATCAGGGCGCGCTCCTGAGGTTTCACCGTAAAGATACCGGAACATAGAAACGCCACGGCCAGGAAAACCATGGCGAACTTCACAAGCACAAAGCTGCTCTTCAGTGCCTCGGCCAACGCCTGCGTGCGCGCCTCTTCCGCCTCGGCGGGGCCAATGGCCGAGATTACCGGCCTGGGTGCCTGGGCCGAGGCTTCTTGCTGCGGATGGTTGGGTGAATCACTCATCGCTGCCTCACTATTTGCGGTCCGTGGGATTCACGTTTTTCAACAGGTCAAAGGGCGGCGTATTTTGGTCCAGGATCAGCGTGGATTTTTCCTTCAGGGATTGCTCCAGCGCGCCCAGCTTGAGCAACAGGATGGCCAGGTCCGGATTCTTCTGAAACACCTCGAACGCCCGGGCCGCTTCCGCATCGCCTTCGCCCCGGATGCGCGTGGCTTCCGCCTCGGCTTCCGCAAGGATTTTATCCCGGTCGCGATCCGCCGTGGTGCGAATCTCAATGGACTTGGATTCGCCCTCGCCCTGGAACTGCTGGACGAGCCGCTGGCGTTCCGCCTGCATCCGGTCAAACACCTTCTGGGTGATGCTTTCTGGCAACCCGAGCCGCTTGATGCCTAAGAACTGAACTTCCACGCCGTATCGCGTGGTGGCCTCGCCGCGCACCTTCTGGAGAATTTCATTTTCAATCTCCGTGAACTTGAGCTGCTTGGGATCGGTGTTGATGAAGTCGCTGAAGGCATGCTGGCCGATCACTTCATTCTTCTTGCTGCGGATCAGGCCCTCCAGGCTGTGCTCGGCTTCGCTGATGGAGCCGTTGGCAAAGCTGGGGAAGAACACGGCGGGATTCGCAATCGTCCACCCGGCGTACACCGTCACCAACAGATTCCGGCCATCCTTGGTCAGGGTTTCCTCGAACTTGCTCTCGTAATTCTGCACGCGTTTATCCAGCTTGGTGACCTGCTGAATGGGCCACGGCCACTTGAGCTTGAACCCGGCATTGGTGTATTCGCGCGTCACCGCGCCAAAGGTGGTCACCACCGCGACTTCCGTCTGACGCACTTGGAAGGCGAACAGCAGCAAGATAAAAACCAGCATCAGCACGAGGCCGACGGCTAAGTTGATACGATTTCTGGTCATAACAAATATTGTTTATTTTTTTGCCGGCGGGAGGGGCACATCGAGCAAATCCGCCCGCACTTTGTCCTCAAGGTTCAAGATCACCACGTCGTCCGTGTTCGTGGTGGCAATGACATATTTGCGCGCATTGGCCAACCCTTTGGCCATGGCCTGCATGTAAGCGCGCTGGGTAAAGACATTCGTCGAGGCCTTGTACGCGATGATCTTATTGTCGAATTGCGCAGCGGTGGCCGCGGCACCGGCCTTGGTGCGCTCGCGATACGCCTCCGCCTCCCGCGTCAGCCGGATGGATTCCGCCTTGGCCATCGGCACGGTGCGCGCCTGATATCCCTGCGCCCGCAGAATTTTAGCTTCCTTCTCCTGCTCGGCAGCCACCACGGCCTCATACGCGCTGGCGATCTTCACCGGCGGATGAATCCCTTGCAGCCCCACAAATATAATATGCACGCCGAACTGCATTTCGTTGGCCCGAGCCTGGATGCGCGCCAGCAAATCCACGGCGGCCTTCTCGCGTCCAGCGGTCATGATGTCATTAATGTCCACGCTCACCAGATAACGCACCACTTCGCGGGTCGCGACTTTCTCCAGCAACGCGCCCGCATCCGTGTAATTGGTCGCCCACGCCAGCAGGTTGGTAATCTGATATTGGACGGGAATATTGACGGTGAGCAAATTGACCGGCACGGCTTGGGTGTCTTCTGTCCCTGGGGTGCTGGAAACATTCTGCTCGCGGCTGGCCACCAGCATGTTCAACTCTTCCTCGTAATGGGGCACGGACCACAAAATTGCCTTTTCATCCTCGTCATGCGCGCCGGCGGTGAACCCGACTTGGAACGACTGGATCCGGCGGGTTTGATGGCGATACACAATATCCATCGGCCACGGCAGCTTGAAGTGCGGTCCCGGCTCCATGATCGCGCTGGAGGTCACCGGCTTGCCGAAGCGTTCCAGAATGGCCTGCTCGCCGGCATCAATGATCACCACGCTGGTGGAAAGCCACAGCAGCAGCACTTGCACCAACAGGAACCAGCCCAAATACTGCCGCAGGAACTGGTAAAACCAGGTTTCCGACACCTTGAACCCGAACTGATAATCCAAGGCGTGCGCCGCCGTGGTGAAAATGCCTTCCGGCTGGCCGAGCAACCCCACCAGACGGCTATCATACAATAGCCGCGCCTCCTGGCCTTTGACGCGTGGGCGGTACACCTCCAGCAACAGCCCCACCAGATTCTCCGCCGCCATCAAGGCCAGCACCACCGCCAGCCCATACGCCAGATAGAAGTCCGCCTTGAGAAATCCCACATACACCAGCAGCACGCCCAGCGCTACCACCGCGCACAAATAGGCGCTTAATAACAGGTACGCCGCACCGGGTCGCAACAGCCGTTGCTTTTCCAAACGTGCGATGCTGGAGGCAAACCGCCCCAGCAGGAACAACACCAGGAAACCCAATCCCCAGAGGCACAGCGCCACCACCGGCTCCTGAATTGACGTCCCCTGCCCTTGCTGCACCAGCGGATACGACTTGGTCAACCAATACCATAGCCACCAGGCGCCGCCCGCCTGCACCGCCAGCAGCAACAGGGAAAACGCGGGGAGAAGATAGCGCTCGAACTGCTCCAGGGCGCGCCGTGCCGGGAATAACTCGGCCTCATTACTGCGGAACAACGCGGAATCCTTGGACTTGCGGGCCAACTCCTCCAGATCCAGCCGTTCCAGCCGCTCGTTCTCTTCCAGGCGCATCTGGAAGAAACTGAACAGGCACGCCAGGAAGCCCACCGCCAGGAAGATCACCCCGGCCTGGCCCGCAAACGAACCGGAATAGCGCGCCACGGCAAAGCCGCCGAGCGACGCCAGTAACAGCGCCACGCAATTCACCAATCCGTTTGTTCGGATGTTTCGTTCCATTATTTCACAAAATAACCATGCGATCACTTCAACTCAGGACAACTCACGGTCCTCAAACAACCACAGCGCCACCGCCAGGGTCGCGCCGCTATAACACACCGCATAAACGAGTCCCTTGCCCACGTACGCCCACAGGCCCGGCACCACTTTTTCGGTTTCCATTACATCAGCGACCCAGAATGATTGCCAGTTTGGGACCGCCGTGTAAAGCAATGATGTCCACCAACTTCCTTCCCGGCCAAACAGGTGCGGGGACATCAGCCCCAGCAGGAACAACGCCGAGCAGATCGCCAGCGTGGCCACCATTTCAAAGCGCGTCGAGCACGCCAGCGCCAGCGCCGCCAGCGTCCACACCGCAAACAAAATCAACAACCCCGCCGGCACCATCCGCCAATCCACCCCCGTGGCAAACGCCTGCAACTTCCCCTGCGCGCTAATGAAATTAATCGCCACAAACCCCACCGTGCCGGTCACCAACAGGCACAACACCGTATCCGAGACGAACGGGCGGCGCAGGAAGAAATTGCTTAACCCGCCCAAAACGTAAGCCACCGCAAACGCGGCTCCCCACAACGCGAACCCCAGCGTATCGGCATTCCCATACGCATCATAGGCCATGCGGCTGGCCAGCAACGCCGCCAGCAAACTCAGATACATCAGCACCGCCAGAGCCAACGCCAACCCCGCGTACTTGGCCAGCAGGAACTGCACCCGGCTGACCGGCTTGGATAACACCGCCAGCGCCGTGCCCGAGCGGATTTCCCGCGCGAACGACGCCGACGCGCTGAGCACCGCCCCCAGCAACCCCGTCAGCAACATCACCGCCAGCACACTATCCTTCACCATCTTGGGGTCATCCCCAAAGCCAAAATACGGCACGCACGACAAAAACACCTCAAACAAAGCAGCGGCTGTCACCAGCAGCAGAAAAATCGGCTGCCGGATCAACTCCATGAACGCATTACTGGTAATGGTCAAAAACTGCCGCATCGCATGATTGTTCCGTTTTCGTTAGACAACGCCAACCGCATTCTGTTTAAAACATTTTTCCCCTCAGAGCAAGCTAAAGAAACTCAGCAACGGGCGTAGCCGCCAAGGTAACGAGGCGGCCCATTCCGCAATCCGCAATCCGCATTCAGCAATTCCCCAGGTCCGTCTCCTGACCTCGACGGCTACGGGCAACAGTTTCCGCCTTTTATCTGGGGCCCCCTCCACCGTGTGATCCAGTAACCCTGAAAGACGCC harbors:
- a CDS encoding cation-translocating P-type ATPase yields the protein MTQTVIGLLFVINAFIVDFLMDHASMVASASAMLGSIILGYPIIVTAVQDLRRGLLSINELVALAVLAAFASGDYKTAGVVAFFMLLGEIIETRTAEGARASIESLIKLTPTKARRVLGGKEEEVAVAELTVGDIIRVRPGDNVAADGAIVSGQSSLNQASITGESLPVDKKAGDEVFAGTINITGVLEIRVTRAGQDTTLGKVRELILAAEKTRLPIMRIIDQYVGFYTPLVLVVAALVWAFTRDLNRVIAVLVVSCPCAFILATPTAMVAALSAAARLGILIKNVADIELAARINSFVFDKTGTLTTGKLAVSRLAPLGENTPAELLRLAATAEKYSNHPTAKALVQLAGEAGVLLAEPQNFSETAGLGVKAAVDGKPVLVGRAQWLKDNGVTGDFLQSVDLNETEGFSLIFVARNGQCVGWIGLQDQTRPEAKESLAGLKEAGVRRISMVSGDRQPVATRVAREIGCEEVVGDCLPQNKVEFVQGVKAKGYRVAVVGDGVNDAPALAAGDLGIAMGAAGSEVAIHSATIALMNNDLRRLPFLVKLSRTTRTVINQNFLVGIGFIIGGLTLAALGYLNPIVAALMHNAGSFIVIFNSARLVRQGEELEPYKPGSE
- a CDS encoding protease modulator HflK, yielding MSDSPNHPQQEASAQAPRPVISAIGPAEAEEARTQALAEALKSSFVLVKFAMVFLAVAFLCSGIFTVKPQERALILRFGKPVGEGEAALLGPGLHWAFPYPVDDPIKIPAVLIQQANSTVGWYAVDPKLAAAGMEPPAGPSLNPVADGYTLTGDGNIIHVRATIRYRVTEPLKYYLRFTNAAEFVTNALNNAILYASAQYTVDNALRRDLAGFKERVISRVNDLVAQQQLGITLEPSDITTIPPRQVKAAFEEVLAAENERSKTINDAQGYANEVLSRAKGEGTARVNAGQTDRARAVAGINAEARYFEDLLPQYKKNEVLFTSRLQAETLGRVLTNAQDKFFLPQRADGKPRELRLQLGREPLKSKLIEAPKQDGRGH
- a CDS encoding protease modulator HflC, yielding MTRNRINLAVGLVLMLVFILLLFAFQVRQTEVAVVTTFGAVTREYTNAGFKLKWPWPIQQVTKLDKRVQNYESKFEETLTKDGRNLLVTVYAGWTIANPAVFFPSFANGSISEAEHSLEGLIRSKKNEVIGQHAFSDFINTDPKQLKFTEIENEILQKVRGEATTRYGVEVQFLGIKRLGLPESITQKVFDRMQAERQRLVQQFQGEGESKSIEIRTTADRDRDKILAEAEAEATRIRGEGDAEAARAFEVFQKNPDLAILLLKLGALEQSLKEKSTLILDQNTPPFDLLKNVNPTDRK
- a CDS encoding protease modulator HflK; translation: MERNIRTNGLVNCVALLLASLGGFAVARYSGSFAGQAGVIFLAVGFLACLFSFFQMRLEENERLERLDLEELARKSKDSALFRSNEAELFPARRALEQFERYLLPAFSLLLLAVQAGGAWWLWYWLTKSYPLVQQGQGTSIQEPVVALCLWGLGFLVLFLLGRFASSIARLEKQRLLRPGAAYLLLSAYLCAVVALGVLLVYVGFLKADFYLAYGLAVVLALMAAENLVGLLLEVYRPRVKGQEARLLYDSRLVGLLGQPEGIFTTAAHALDYQFGFKVSETWFYQFLRQYLGWFLLVQVLLLWLSTSVVIIDAGEQAILERFGKPVTSSAIMEPGPHFKLPWPMDIVYRHQTRRIQSFQVGFTAGAHDEDEKAILWSVPHYEEELNMLVASREQNVSSTPGTEDTQAVPVNLLTVNIPVQYQITNLLAWATNYTDAGALLEKVATREVVRYLVSVDINDIMTAGREKAAVDLLARIQARANEMQFGVHIIFVGLQGIHPPVKIASAYEAVVAAEQEKEAKILRAQGYQARTVPMAKAESIRLTREAEAYRERTKAGAAATAAQFDNKIIAYKASTNVFTQRAYMQAMAKGLANARKYVIATTNTDDVVILNLEDKVRADLLDVPLPPAKK
- a CDS encoding ABC transporter permease, translated to MRQFLTITSNAFMELIRQPIFLLLVTAAALFEVFLSCVPYFGFGDDPKMVKDSVLAVMLLTGLLGAVLSASASFAREIRSGTALAVLSKPVSRVQFLLAKYAGLALALAVLMYLSLLAALLASRMAYDAYGNADTLGFALWGAAFAVAYVLGGLSNFFLRRPFVSDTVLCLLVTGTVGFVAINFISAQGKLQAFATGVDWRMVPAGLLILFAVWTLAALALACSTRFEMVATLAICSALFLLGLMSPHLFGREGSWWTSLLYTAVPNWQSFWVADVMETEKVVPGLWAYVGKGLVYAVCYSGATLAVALWLFEDRELS